The Haloterrigena turkmenica DSM 5511 genome includes the window ACGAGTATTCCGACTTCTTCATCGGATTCGGCTCCGTCGATCCGCTCAAAGACGATTGCGTCGAGGAGGCGATCCGCTGCGTCGAGGATCTGGATCTCTCCGGGTTCAAGTTTCAGCAGATCGCCCAGGGGTTCGACCCGTCCGACCCCGAGCACGAGGAGCTGTGGGCGACCATCGAGGATCTCGGGGTTCCCGTCGTCTTTCACGGGGGGAACTCCACCCTCGGCGCGTGTTCTCCGGGCGGTCGCGGCCTGAAGATCAAGTACGGCAACCCGATGTTGATCGACGACGTGGCGGCCGACCACCCGGATCTCCAGATTCTCATCGCGCATCCCGCCTACCCGTGGGAGAAAGAACAGCTCGCGATCTGCCAGCAGAAGGGCAACGTCTACATGGATCTCTCGGGGTGGATGCCGAGATACATCGACGAGCAGGTGCTGCAGTACGCCGAGTCCCTCCTCGCGGACAAGGTCATGTTCGGGACCGACTACCCGATGCTCGAGCCGGGACCGTGGCTCGAGCAGT containing:
- a CDS encoding amidohydrolase family protein, whose protein sequence is MGSPTVLEESLAIDTHAHQPTSEFLHDAGGQMMRDAADRFGADLEPDTYENMIEEYREAGVGRAVLLGWDAETNTGNPPVPNDYVAEVRDEYSDFFIGFGSVDPLKDDCVEEAIRCVEDLDLSGFKFQQIAQGFDPSDPEHEELWATIEDLGVPVVFHGGNSTLGACSPGGRGLKIKYGNPMLIDDVAADHPDLQILIAHPAYPWEKEQLAICQQKGNVYMDLSGWMPRYIDEQVLQYAESLLADKVMFGTDYPMLEPGPWLEQFAALDFDEEIQRKILWENAEEFLDL